A portion of the Halopelagius inordinatus genome contains these proteins:
- a CDS encoding V-type ATP synthase subunit I: MLRPEQMSKVSVTGSKRVMDPVIETVHDLNLLHVTEYDDTWDGFDPGDPAEGAEDASEKLVTVRSLESMLDVSGDDAGPTRIVTDEALEADLDEIREQVNELDDERQDLRQELRDVEDRIDAMSPFVDLGIDLDLLSGYDSLQVAVGEGRRETVERALVDADDIRAYEVFSGDKTLAVFARPSKHADGAALSDVLVGADFVAMDVPDADRSPEDYVRDLEHEAEQIRSELESVEEELERLKLDAAGFLLAAEEKLSIDVQKTEAPLSFATTENAFIAEGWIPSERYTEFAASLKDAVGDHVQVEELERASFSSDGNDHVREDIPADPGGGGPGTPSVTDGGDGADADARADGGSAVVMENDEPPTVQNNPGAVRPFEILVNAVSKPSYFELDPTVILFLTFPLLFGFMIGDLGYGLVYMGIGYFLWSRYDDRPAFKSMGGVTLAAGLFTLIFGILYGEIFGLHLISTYFWEGLLGMGHPPIEKGLSPATSEWALGWLVVSLLVGIVHLNIGYIFGFVEMYELHDLKHAVYEKGSWLLMLNGLWVWIFSDVTRGTAPDFMFTTFTSDGVLPLGFAGFPELVGWAGLAVFFVGLALLAVGEPIEAVEFLNVLVNVLSYTRVAAVLLAKAGMAFTVNLLFFGVYTVPGEHGEEWHFMLNYGPEYVLSHYDEASIMFGGLVHGDAATILIGLLVLVLGHLLVLALGVTSAGLQAVRLEYVEFFNKFFQGGGREYEPFGYERRYTTED, translated from the coding sequence ATGCTCAGACCTGAGCAGATGAGCAAAGTCTCCGTGACCGGGTCCAAACGCGTGATGGACCCCGTCATCGAGACGGTCCACGACCTGAACCTGCTACACGTCACCGAGTACGACGACACGTGGGACGGGTTCGACCCCGGCGACCCCGCAGAGGGTGCCGAGGACGCCTCCGAGAAACTCGTCACCGTCCGATCGCTCGAGAGCATGCTCGACGTCTCAGGCGACGACGCGGGGCCGACTCGCATCGTCACGGACGAGGCGCTCGAAGCCGACCTCGACGAGATTCGCGAGCAGGTCAACGAACTCGACGACGAACGACAGGACCTCCGTCAGGAACTCCGCGATGTCGAAGACCGCATCGACGCGATGTCGCCGTTCGTCGACCTTGGAATCGACCTCGACCTGCTGTCCGGGTACGACAGCCTGCAGGTCGCGGTCGGAGAGGGTCGAAGAGAGACCGTCGAACGCGCTCTCGTCGACGCCGACGACATCCGGGCGTACGAGGTCTTTTCGGGTGACAAGACGCTCGCCGTCTTCGCCCGTCCCTCGAAGCACGCCGACGGCGCGGCGCTCTCGGACGTTCTCGTCGGCGCCGACTTCGTCGCCATGGACGTGCCGGACGCAGACAGGAGTCCCGAAGACTACGTCCGCGACCTCGAACACGAGGCCGAGCAGATTCGCTCGGAACTGGAATCCGTCGAAGAGGAACTCGAACGGCTGAAACTCGACGCCGCGGGCTTTCTGCTCGCCGCAGAAGAGAAGCTCTCGATAGACGTCCAAAAGACCGAAGCGCCGCTCTCTTTCGCGACGACGGAGAACGCGTTCATCGCCGAGGGGTGGATTCCCTCCGAGCGATACACCGAGTTCGCCGCGTCGCTGAAAGACGCCGTCGGCGACCACGTGCAGGTCGAAGAACTCGAACGCGCGTCGTTCAGTTCCGACGGCAACGACCACGTCCGCGAGGACATCCCCGCGGACCCCGGCGGCGGCGGTCCGGGAACCCCCTCGGTCACGGACGGTGGAGACGGCGCAGACGCCGACGCGCGCGCCGACGGCGGCAGCGCGGTCGTGATGGAGAACGACGAACCGCCGACGGTGCAGAACAACCCCGGTGCGGTCCGCCCGTTCGAGATTCTCGTCAACGCCGTCAGCAAGCCGAGCTACTTCGAACTCGACCCGACGGTCATCCTGTTTCTGACGTTCCCGCTTCTGTTCGGGTTCATGATCGGTGACCTCGGGTACGGTCTCGTCTACATGGGAATCGGCTACTTCCTGTGGAGTCGGTACGACGACCGCCCGGCGTTCAAGAGCATGGGCGGGGTCACCCTCGCCGCGGGGCTGTTCACGCTCATCTTCGGTATCCTGTACGGCGAGATATTCGGGCTCCACCTCATCTCGACGTACTTCTGGGAGGGTCTCCTCGGTATGGGGCACCCGCCGATAGAGAAGGGTCTCTCGCCCGCAACCTCCGAGTGGGCCCTCGGGTGGCTCGTCGTGAGCCTGCTCGTCGGTATCGTTCACCTCAACATCGGGTACATCTTCGGCTTCGTCGAGATGTACGAACTTCACGACCTGAAGCACGCAGTCTACGAGAAGGGGTCGTGGCTCCTGATGCTGAACGGACTGTGGGTGTGGATCTTCTCGGACGTGACCCGCGGGACCGCCCCGGACTTCATGTTCACCACGTTCACGTCCGACGGCGTTCTCCCGCTCGGCTTCGCCGGGTTCCCGGAACTCGTCGGGTGGGCCGGACTCGCCGTCTTCTTCGTCGGACTCGCCCTCCTCGCGGTGGGCGAACCCATCGAAGCCGTCGAGTTCCTCAACGTGCTCGTGAACGTCCTCTCGTACACGCGTGTCGCGGCGGTGCTGTTGGCGAAGGCGGGGATGGCCTTCACGGTCAATCTCCTGTTCTTCGGCGTGTACACCGTCCCGGGCGAACACGGCGAGGAGTGGCACTTCATGCTCAACTACGGGCCGGAGTACGTCCTCAGCCACTACGACGAGGCGTCCATCATGTTCGGCGGCCTCGTCCACGGCGACGCGGCGACCATCCTCATCGGTCTGCTCGTCCTCGTCCTCGGGCACCTCCTCGTGCTCGCACTCGGCGTGACGAGCGCCGGTCTGCAGGCCGTGCGTCTCGAGTACGTGGAGTTCTTCAACAAGTTCTTCCAAGGCGGCGGCCGCGAGTACGAACCGTTCGGCTACGAGCGCCGCTACACCACCGAAGACTGA
- a CDS encoding V-type ATP synthase subunit E, whose protein sequence is MSLDNVVEDIRGEARARAEEIREEGERRAAEIIEEAEADAAELLETREADVERQIEQEREQSLSGAKLEAKQERLAARRDVLEDVRSRVEDELASLSGDRREELTRTLLDAAADEFDDSDDVVVYGRADDAALLEDVLTDYDGFSYGGEHDCLGGVVVESESSRVRVNNTFDSILEGVWEDNLKEVSTRLFDQ, encoded by the coding sequence ATGAGTTTGGATAACGTCGTCGAAGATATACGAGGCGAAGCACGCGCGCGTGCGGAGGAAATTCGCGAGGAGGGCGAGCGCCGCGCCGCTGAGATCATCGAGGAGGCCGAGGCGGACGCCGCGGAACTCCTCGAAACACGAGAGGCGGACGTCGAACGCCAGATCGAACAGGAGCGCGAGCAGTCGCTCTCCGGCGCGAAGTTGGAGGCGAAACAAGAACGCCTCGCCGCCCGGCGCGACGTCCTCGAAGACGTCCGGAGCCGAGTCGAGGACGAACTCGCCTCGCTCTCGGGCGACCGCCGCGAAGAACTGACTCGCACGCTCCTCGACGCCGCGGCCGACGAGTTCGACGACAGCGACGACGTCGTCGTCTACGGCCGCGCGGACGACGCCGCCTTGCTCGAAGACGTCCTTACGGATTACGACGGCTTCAGCTACGGAGGCGAGCACGACTGCCTCGGCGGCGTCGTCGTCGAGAGCGAGTCCTCGCGCGTCAGAGTGAACAACACGTTCGACTCCATCCTCGAGGGCGTCTGGGAGGACAACCTCAAGGAAGTGAGCACCCGACTGTTCGACCAATGA
- a CDS encoding V-type ATP synthase subunit C, with amino-acid sequence MSVSGGSNPEYVTARVRARQSALYSEEDYRKLVRMGPAEIARFMEESEYETEINALGSRYSGVDLIEYALNRNLAKQFDDILDWAEGRLYDLIARYLRKYDAWNVKTVIRGLYSDADRDDIADDLIRAGEFSEAFLDRLLDSNSIEDVVERLRGTIFDAGLDEAYADYEETDVLVPLENAIDRAYYETLLGNLSSNEKTRQYLDYLEAEIDFRNARNALRLARSGADIDPSEYYISGGGLFSASELTTLAQNPDELVSRIRDSEYGDDLSAALDELDEAGTLLGFERALDVALLEKARGMGSVFPLSVGPIIAYILRKEQEVDNIRAIARGREAGLSEDEIESELVIL; translated from the coding sequence ATGAGTGTATCCGGCGGTTCCAATCCGGAGTACGTGACCGCTCGCGTCAGGGCGCGACAGAGCGCGCTGTACAGCGAGGAGGACTACCGCAAGCTGGTTCGGATGGGACCGGCCGAAATCGCCCGGTTCATGGAGGAGTCGGAGTACGAAACCGAGATCAACGCGCTCGGTTCCCGCTACTCGGGGGTCGACCTCATCGAGTACGCGCTGAACCGAAATCTCGCAAAGCAGTTCGACGACATCCTCGACTGGGCGGAAGGCCGCCTGTACGACCTCATCGCGCGCTACCTCCGGAAGTACGACGCGTGGAACGTCAAGACGGTCATCCGGGGGCTCTACTCGGACGCCGACCGCGACGATATCGCGGACGACCTCATCCGCGCGGGTGAGTTCTCCGAGGCGTTCCTCGACAGACTGCTCGACTCGAACAGCATCGAAGACGTCGTCGAGCGACTTCGAGGGACGATATTCGACGCCGGTCTCGACGAGGCGTACGCGGACTACGAGGAGACGGACGTCCTCGTTCCGCTCGAAAACGCCATCGACCGCGCGTACTACGAGACGCTGCTCGGGAACCTCTCGTCGAACGAGAAGACCCGACAGTACCTCGACTACCTCGAAGCCGAGATAGACTTCCGCAACGCGCGGAACGCGCTCCGACTCGCTCGAAGCGGGGCGGACATCGACCCCTCCGAGTACTATATCAGTGGCGGGGGTCTATTCTCGGCGTCGGAGCTGACGACGCTCGCGCAGAACCCCGACGAGTTGGTTTCGAGGATTCGCGACTCGGAGTACGGCGACGACCTCTCGGCTGCGCTCGACGAACTCGACGAGGCCGGTACCCTCCTCGGGTTCGAACGCGCCCTCGACGTCGCGCTCCTCGAGAAGGCCCGCGGGATGGGGAGCGTGTTCCCCCTCTCGGTCGGTCCGATCATCGCCTACATCCTGCGCAAAGAGCAGGAGGTGGACAACATCCGCGCCATCGCCCGAGGACGCGAGGCCGGTCTCTCCGAGGACGAGATCGAATCGGAGCTGGTCATCCTATGA
- a CDS encoding V-type ATP synthase subunit F, translating into MSQEIAVIGSPDFTTGFRLAGVRKFQNVPEDEKTEQLDEAVEETLADDDVGIIVMHDDDVEHLSRQVRQSVETSIEPTLVTLGGGAGAGGLRDQIKRAIGIDLMEEDED; encoded by the coding sequence ATGAGTCAGGAGATAGCCGTCATCGGGAGTCCGGACTTCACGACCGGCTTCCGGCTCGCGGGAGTCAGGAAGTTCCAGAACGTCCCGGAAGACGAGAAGACAGAACAGCTCGACGAGGCCGTAGAGGAGACGCTCGCGGACGACGACGTCGGCATCATCGTGATGCACGACGACGACGTAGAGCATCTCTCCCGCCAGGTCCGCCAGTCGGTCGAAACCAGCATCGAACCGACGCTGGTTACGCTCGGCGGCGGGGCGGGCGCAGGCGGCCTCCGCGACCAGATCAAACGAGCCATCGGTATCGACCTGATGGAGGAGGACGAAGACTAA
- a CDS encoding ATP synthase subunit A: MSATQETVREDGIIESVSGPVVTARDLDARMNDVVYVGDEGLMGEVIEIEGDITTIQVYEETSGVGPGEPVENTGEPLTVDLGPGLLDSIYDGVQRPLDVLETKMGSPYLDRGVDAPGIELDKQWSFAPEVAAGDVVEPGDVVGTVEETVTIDHKVMVPPTFEGGEVVSVESGEFTVEEAVVELDNGEEVTMRQEWPVREARPSETKKTPRTPLISGQRILDGMFPIAKGGTAAIPGPFGSGKTVTQHQLAKYADADIIVYVGCGERGNEMTEVIDDFPELEDPSTGNPLMARTSLIANTSNMPVAARESCVYTGITIAEYYRDMGYDVALMADSTSRWAEAMREISSRLEEMPGEEGYPAYLAARLSEFYERAGYFENVNGTEGSVSAIGAVSPPGGDFSEPVTQNTLRIVKTFWALDADLAERRHFPSINWNESYSLYKDQLDPWFQENVEEDWPDERQWAVDVLDEEAELREIVQLVGKDALPEDQQLTLEVARYLREAYLQQNAFHPTDTFCPPEKTYLMLTSIHHFNDEAFKALEAGVPVEEIISIDAAPRLNRIGVQEDYEEYVAELKDEIAEQLREQY; encoded by the coding sequence ATGAGTGCAACACAAGAGACTGTCCGAGAGGACGGCATCATCGAGAGTGTGAGTGGTCCCGTCGTGACCGCACGTGACCTCGACGCCCGGATGAACGACGTCGTCTACGTGGGCGACGAAGGTCTGATGGGCGAGGTCATCGAAATCGAGGGCGACATCACGACGATTCAGGTGTACGAGGAGACGTCCGGCGTCGGTCCCGGCGAACCCGTCGAGAACACGGGCGAACCGCTGACCGTCGACTTGGGTCCCGGTCTGTTGGACTCCATCTACGACGGCGTCCAGCGACCCCTCGACGTGCTCGAGACGAAGATGGGTAGCCCCTACCTCGACCGAGGCGTCGACGCACCCGGAATCGAACTGGACAAACAGTGGAGCTTCGCGCCCGAAGTCGCCGCCGGAGACGTCGTCGAACCCGGCGACGTCGTCGGCACCGTCGAGGAGACGGTCACCATCGACCACAAGGTCATGGTCCCGCCGACGTTCGAGGGCGGCGAAGTCGTCTCCGTCGAATCGGGCGAGTTCACCGTCGAGGAGGCGGTGGTCGAACTCGACAACGGAGAAGAGGTCACGATGCGTCAGGAGTGGCCGGTCCGAGAGGCCCGCCCCTCCGAGACGAAGAAGACGCCGCGGACGCCGCTCATCTCCGGGCAGCGCATCCTCGACGGGATGTTCCCCATCGCGAAGGGCGGGACGGCCGCCATCCCCGGGCCGTTCGGCTCCGGTAAGACCGTCACGCAGCACCAGCTCGCGAAGTACGCCGACGCGGACATCATCGTCTACGTCGGCTGCGGCGAGCGCGGTAACGAGATGACCGAGGTCATCGACGACTTCCCGGAACTCGAGGACCCCTCGACCGGAAACCCGCTGATGGCCCGAACCTCGCTCATCGCGAACACGTCGAACATGCCCGTGGCCGCGCGGGAGTCCTGCGTGTACACCGGTATCACCATCGCGGAGTACTACCGCGACATGGGGTACGACGTGGCGCTGATGGCCGACTCCACCTCCCGGTGGGCCGAGGCCATGCGCGAGATTTCCTCGCGTCTCGAAGAGATGCCCGGCGAAGAGGGGTACCCCGCGTACCTCGCCGCGCGCCTCTCCGAGTTCTACGAGCGAGCCGGTTACTTCGAGAACGTCAACGGCACGGAGGGGTCGGTCTCCGCCATCGGGGCCGTCTCCCCGCCGGGCGGGGACTTCTCCGAGCCGGTCACGCAGAACACCCTGCGCATCGTCAAGACGTTCTGGGCGCTGGACGCCGACCTCGCGGAGCGTCGGCACTTCCCGTCGATCAACTGGAACGAGTCGTACTCGCTGTACAAGGACCAACTGGACCCGTGGTTCCAGGAGAACGTCGAAGAGGACTGGCCCGACGAGCGCCAGTGGGCCGTCGACGTCCTCGACGAGGAAGCCGAACTCCGAGAGATCGTTCAACTCGTCGGTAAGGACGCGCTGCCGGAGGACCAGCAGTTGACGCTCGAAGTCGCGCGCTACCTCCGCGAGGCGTACCTACAGCAGAACGCGTTCCACCCGACGGACACGTTCTGTCCGCCGGAGAAGACGTACCTCATGCTCACCTCCATCCACCACTTCAACGACGAGGCGTTCAAGGCGCTCGAAGCGGGCGTCCCGGTCGAGGAGATCATCTCCATCGATGCCGCTCCGCGCCTGAACCGCATCGGCGTGCAGGAGGACTACGAGGAGTACGTCGCGGAACTGAAAGACGAGATCGCAGAGCAACTACGGGAGCAGTACTGA